A stretch of DNA from Pasteurellaceae bacterium RH1A:
ATCCCCTGCTTCCATGGCCCGTTGGTGGGTGTGCAGGCCTGGGTATTTAGGCAAGAGTGAAGGATGAATATTGAGAATTTTGCCGGCAAAACGCTGGGTAAAGGCCGCGGTTAAGATCTTCATATAGCCTGCCAGCACAATTAAATCAGCCTGCAAGGCCTCAATCTGGCTGGCGATGGCGGCGTCCATGGCCGCATTGCTGTCAAAGGCCTTACGCTCAAAAACGAAGCTGGGAATGCCCGCTGCCTTGGCCCTTTCCAGCCCATAGGCATCCGCCTTATTGGAAATGAGGCCGACAATTTGGCCTTGGATCTTGCCAGCCTGCTGGGCGTCTAAAATGGCCTGGAAATTGCTGCCATTGCCTGAAATTAAGACTACAATTTTTTTCATCGCTTATCCTTCTTTGCAAATTTTTGGCAAAAAACAACCGCTTGTAAGGTGCTTTCTCCATTACAAGCGGTCTAGTTTTCATCAAAACTTACACAATTTCAACTTGTTCTGTGCCTGATCCTAAGTTTTCGATCTTACCAATCACCCAAGCCTTCTCGCCTGCTTGCTCTAGCAGGGCCAGAGCAGTTTCCACATCCTTTTCAGGCAGGGCAATCACCATGCCCACACCGCAGTTGAAGGTGCGGTACATTTCATAGCGGCTAATATTGCCCTTTTCCTGCAACCATTTGAAGGCTGGCAACCATTCCCAGCTGGCTTCATTGATAACGGCTTTGACGTTATTCGGCAACACCCGTGGGATATTTTCCCAGAAGCCGCCGCCTGTTAGGTGAGCGATGGAATGGACATCCACCTGCTTAATAAGCTGCAAGATGGACTTCACATAAATTTTGGTTGGAGCAAGGAAATGCTCGCTTAAAGGCTTGCCTTCCAGCTCATCGGTTGGCTTGGCACCGCTCACCTCTAGCACCTTACGGATAAGGGAATAGCCGTTAGAATGCGGGCCGCTAGAGCCCAAGGCAATTAGGGCATCGCCTGCACGGGTGGCAGAGCCGTCAATGATTTCAGCCTTTTCCACCACGCCCACACAGAAGCCGGCCAAGTCGTAGTCGCCCTCGTGGTACATACCCGGCATTTCGGCCGTTTCCCCGCCCACCAAGGCACAGCCCGACTGCTCACAGCCGTTAGCAATGCCCTTGATCACGGAGCTGGCCACATCAACATCCAACTTGCCTGTGGCATAGTAGTCGAGGAAGAAGAGCGGCTCGGCGCCCTGCACCACTAAATCATTCACACACATGGCCACCAAGTCGATGCCGATGGTGTCGTGTTTGTTCAGGTCAATCGCCAAACGCAGTTTTGTGCCCACACCATCCGTGCCAGACACCAAAATTGGCTCCTTATATTTGGTTGGCAAG
This window harbors:
- a CDS encoding phosphoribosylglycinamide formyltransferase; protein product: MKKIVVLISGNGSNFQAILDAQQAGKIQGQIVGLISNKADAYGLERAKAAGIPSFVFERKAFDSNAAMDAAIASQIEALQADLIVLAGYMKILTAAFTQRFAGKILNIHPSLLPKYPGLHTHQRAMEAGDSEHGMSIHFVNEEVDGGAVILQAKVPIFPEDSLEEVMERVHEQEHRCYPLVVGWFCADRLALVEGRAYLDGQLLADHGYSDE
- a CDS encoding phosphoribosylformylglycinamidine cyclo-ligase codes for the protein MSSTQLSYKDAGVDIHAGNELVERIKGDVKRTRRPEVMGGLGGFGALCALPTKYKEPILVSGTDGVGTKLRLAIDLNKHDTIGIDLVAMCVNDLVVQGAEPLFFLDYYATGKLDVDVASSVIKGIANGCEQSGCALVGGETAEMPGMYHEGDYDLAGFCVGVVEKAEIIDGSATRAGDALIALGSSGPHSNGYSLIRKVLEVSGAKPTDELEGKPLSEHFLAPTKIYVKSILQLIKQVDVHSIAHLTGGGFWENIPRVLPNNVKAVINEASWEWLPAFKWLQEKGNISRYEMYRTFNCGVGMVIALPEKDVETALALLEQAGEKAWVIGKIENLGSGTEQVEIV